A single Crateriforma conspicua DNA region contains:
- a CDS encoding aldo/keto reductase, with protein sequence MSQRNLPTESDSRQSNTNPSDRCSRRSLLTATAALSAGTMHAGAAIGAESESPSAPIDDDVPPPPQIQLGNTGITMSRVGQGTGMHGGNRQSDHTRQGFEKLVALLNHAYDRGVTFFDLADLYGSHVYFREALRTIPRDKVTVLSKLWTRYDGPFEKIAPSHRKQAAKTTIERFCHEIATDHLDILLLHCMTTPDWSEQLQPYMEAFDEAKKSGKLRAVGVSCHNLEALKIASQSDWVDVILARINPHGAKMDGKVDDVVSVLTEARKNGKAIIGMKIYGEGTLADKADECIRFAQSNGLLDTMTVGAETPEQMDQTLRLIAKYPAAPLITP encoded by the coding sequence ATGTCCCAGCGGAATCTTCCGACCGAATCCGACTCCCGACAATCCAACACGAATCCGTCTGACCGATGCAGCCGGCGTTCCCTGTTGACCGCCACCGCCGCTTTGTCGGCTGGCACCATGCACGCCGGTGCCGCGATCGGCGCCGAATCGGAGTCGCCGTCCGCTCCGATCGACGACGATGTGCCCCCGCCGCCACAGATCCAGCTCGGTAACACGGGCATCACCATGTCTCGTGTTGGCCAGGGAACGGGGATGCACGGTGGCAATCGACAATCGGACCACACCCGGCAAGGCTTCGAAAAATTGGTCGCGCTGCTGAACCACGCTTATGATCGCGGCGTGACCTTCTTTGACTTGGCCGATCTGTACGGTTCGCACGTTTATTTCCGCGAAGCCCTGCGGACGATCCCACGCGATAAAGTCACGGTCCTTTCCAAACTGTGGACTCGTTATGACGGTCCCTTTGAAAAGATCGCGCCGTCGCATCGCAAGCAGGCCGCCAAGACGACGATCGAACGATTCTGTCACGAAATCGCCACCGACCACTTGGACATCTTGTTGCTGCACTGCATGACCACGCCGGATTGGTCCGAACAGTTGCAACCGTACATGGAAGCGTTTGACGAAGCGAAGAAGTCGGGCAAGCTACGCGCGGTCGGCGTTTCCTGTCACAACTTGGAAGCCCTCAAGATCGCCAGTCAGTCCGATTGGGTCGACGTCATCTTGGCTCGCATCAACCCGCACGGCGCCAAGATGGATGGCAAAGTCGATGACGTTGTGTCCGTGCTGACCGAGGCCCGCAAGAACGGCAAAGCGATCATCGGGATGAAGATCTATGGCGAAGGCACGCTGGCCGATAAAGCCGACGAATGCATCCGGTTCGCCCAGTCTAACGGGCTGCTGGACACGATGACCGTCGGCGCCGAAACACCCGAGCAGATGGATCAAACCCTGCGGCTGATCGCCAAGTACCCCGCCGCCCCATTGATCACCCCGTAG
- a CDS encoding REP-associated tyrosine transposase, whose product MPEYRRAFVTGGTYFFTVVTYQRQPTFADPTAVTLLGNVLRQCASRWPVDAIAIVLLPDHWHSIWSLPPGDDQYSKRLGWIKKELTKRWLVAGGSDQQVSTGKQRQRRRGVWQPRFWEHTIEGEMDFQSHFDYVHWNPVKHGYVKCAKDWPHTSFHRWVKQGVYPDHWGCFTKERNQTPETVSRIREAGEP is encoded by the coding sequence ATGCCTGAATACCGCAGGGCCTTCGTCACCGGGGGCACGTACTTTTTCACGGTCGTCACATATCAGCGACAGCCAACGTTTGCGGATCCGACGGCAGTGACTCTTTTGGGCAACGTTTTGCGGCAATGTGCCAGTCGTTGGCCGGTCGATGCCATCGCCATCGTGTTGTTGCCGGACCACTGGCATTCGATCTGGTCGCTTCCGCCCGGCGATGACCAGTATTCAAAGCGCCTGGGGTGGATCAAGAAGGAGTTAACCAAACGTTGGCTAGTCGCCGGTGGATCGGACCAACAGGTATCCACGGGGAAGCAGCGTCAACGACGACGAGGCGTTTGGCAGCCTCGGTTCTGGGAACACACCATTGAAGGCGAGATGGATTTTCAAAGCCATTTCGACTACGTTCACTGGAACCCGGTGAAGCACGGGTACGTCAAGTGTGCCAAAGACTGGCCGCACACCAGTTTCCATCGTTGGGTCAAGCAGGGCGTGTATCCCGACCACTGGGGCTGTTTCACCAAAGAGAGAAATCAGACGCCCGAAACCGTCAGTAGGATTCGTGAAGCCGGCGAACCGTAG